A single genomic interval of Selenobaculum gibii harbors:
- a CDS encoding efflux RND transporter permease subunit — protein MAKFFIERPIFAIVVSVMMVLLGTISAFSLPIAQYPQIQPPTVSVSTSYTGANADVVNQTVAQVIEQQINGVEGMDYMSSTSDDSGRYSLSVTFSSDTDGDIASVQTQNKVAQANASLPSEVKQVGITTKKASTDMSYMVALYSPNGTYDEVFLKNYADIYIFDALKRVKGVGDIMVFGPDFSMRVWINPDKMAELGLTIAEVSKAIQEQNIQAPAGTIGQMPAPDTQEFQYTGKVQGRLTTAEDFGNVIVRAEPNGSFIYLKDIARVETGAKTTNINSTLNNMNSVGFGIQLTNDANALESVDAVKAVIEDAKKSFPPDMEIKEIVDNTEYVRESIHEVVKTFFEALLLVLLVVFLFLQSWRATLIPMLAIPVSLVATFGAFLVLGFSINTLTLFAMVLAIGLVVDDAIVVIEAVEHNMRYKGLSPKEATKLAMDEVSGPVVAIAFVLACVFIPVAFFSGMTGILYKQFALTIAVSMALSAFVALSLTPALCAMMLKPHDPNAHKGFLGRFFDKFNEWFEAKTESYGKAVHAVIKKAKYACLFLLIVIIGTYGMFKIVPSTFIPDEDQGFYLVSISLPEGTSLNHTKETVKNVGEVLRAQPGVRDTLEIVGYDILSGSSKSNAGTMFVGLTPWSQRTTEDLKIDAQVKRAYGATAQFGEASIMAMNMPALPGLGMVGGFTMMLQDMSGHTDEELDAITKQFVMAANQRPEIAKAYSTFKINSPGIEFEVDREKVKNLGVNLDDVFTALQVNFGGTQVNDFNRFGRTYKVMMQADTQFRNEADMTRFLYVRSSTGMMVPVDTLLKPKTITAASSISRFNAARSIQINGAAAPGYSSGQALKAMQEVAEQTLPDGFKYEWSGQSREESKAGSSTMIIFALAIIFVFLCLAALYESWSVPYAVLLCVPTGIFGALLAEYSRNLQNSVYMQIGLVMLIGLAAKNAILIVEYAKVRVDRGMEPVEAAIEAAKLRLRPIIMTSLAFIIGCLPLAVATGAGAASRNAMGTAVVGGMLVATIMGIYLIPVMFVVVEKLAAKFNTRKKKNVQKDVTITK, from the coding sequence GTGGCAAAATTTTTTATTGAACGTCCGATTTTTGCAATCGTAGTTTCTGTGATGATGGTACTTTTAGGTACGATTTCAGCTTTCAGTTTACCGATTGCACAGTATCCACAGATTCAGCCCCCAACAGTTAGTGTATCGACTTCTTATACAGGAGCGAATGCTGATGTAGTTAACCAGACGGTTGCTCAGGTAATTGAGCAGCAGATTAATGGTGTTGAGGGTATGGACTATATGTCATCTACAAGTGATGATAGTGGTCGTTATAGCCTTAGTGTAACATTTTCTTCTGATACTGATGGGGATATCGCATCAGTACAAACACAAAATAAAGTAGCACAGGCAAATGCGAGTTTGCCAAGTGAAGTAAAACAAGTCGGAATTACGACGAAAAAAGCTTCAACGGATATGTCCTATATGGTTGCTTTATATTCGCCAAATGGAACATACGATGAAGTTTTCTTAAAAAACTATGCGGATATTTATATCTTTGATGCATTGAAACGCGTTAAAGGTGTCGGTGATATTATGGTATTCGGTCCGGACTTTTCCATGCGTGTATGGATTAATCCGGATAAAATGGCAGAGCTAGGATTAACGATTGCCGAAGTTTCTAAAGCAATTCAAGAACAAAATATTCAAGCTCCGGCAGGTACAATTGGTCAGATGCCAGCTCCCGACACACAAGAGTTTCAATATACGGGTAAAGTTCAAGGACGTCTTACAACAGCAGAGGATTTTGGAAACGTAATTGTTCGTGCAGAGCCTAATGGTTCTTTTATCTATTTAAAAGATATAGCTCGAGTAGAAACAGGTGCGAAAACTACAAATATTAATAGTACTTTAAATAATATGAATTCAGTTGGCTTTGGTATTCAATTAACAAATGATGCTAATGCGCTTGAATCTGTTGATGCTGTAAAAGCAGTTATTGAGGATGCGAAAAAGAGCTTCCCACCAGATATGGAAATTAAAGAGATTGTTGATAATACAGAGTATGTAAGGGAATCCATTCATGAAGTTGTTAAGACTTTCTTTGAAGCTTTATTACTTGTGTTATTAGTAGTATTCCTCTTTTTACAAAGCTGGCGCGCAACGCTTATTCCAATGCTTGCGATTCCAGTATCGTTAGTTGCGACCTTCGGTGCGTTCCTCGTATTAGGATTCTCAATCAATACGCTAACGTTATTTGCAATGGTTCTTGCGATTGGGCTTGTAGTTGACGATGCAATTGTCGTTATTGAAGCCGTTGAGCACAATATGCGTTATAAAGGTTTATCTCCAAAAGAAGCAACAAAACTTGCCATGGATGAAGTATCAGGCCCGGTAGTTGCTATTGCATTCGTACTTGCCTGCGTATTTATTCCAGTTGCATTTTTCAGTGGAATGACAGGAATTCTGTATAAACAATTCGCGCTCACAATTGCGGTATCAATGGCTTTATCTGCTTTCGTGGCATTGTCATTAACGCCAGCACTTTGTGCGATGATGTTAAAACCACATGATCCTAATGCTCATAAAGGCTTTTTAGGAAGGTTCTTTGATAAATTTAATGAATGGTTTGAAGCAAAAACCGAAAGCTACGGTAAAGCTGTTCATGCAGTAATTAAGAAAGCAAAATATGCATGTTTATTTTTGCTGATTGTTATTATTGGCACATATGGAATGTTTAAAATTGTACCAAGTACATTTATTCCAGATGAAGACCAAGGATTTTATCTAGTATCAATTTCTTTACCAGAAGGTACGAGCTTAAATCATACAAAAGAGACAGTAAAAAATGTTGGTGAAGTATTACGAGCTCAACCAGGCGTAAGAGATACTTTAGAGATTGTCGGTTATGATATTTTATCCGGTTCTTCTAAATCTAATGCGGGAACGATGTTCGTTGGGTTAACTCCTTGGAGTCAAAGAACTACTGAGGACTTAAAAATTGATGCGCAAGTAAAACGCGCTTACGGTGCTACTGCTCAATTTGGTGAAGCTAGTATTATGGCAATGAATATGCCAGCATTGCCTGGTCTTGGCATGGTTGGTGGTTTCACAATGATGCTTCAAGATATGTCTGGACATACAGATGAAGAGTTAGATGCGATTACAAAACAATTTGTTATGGCGGCAAATCAGCGTCCAGAAATTGCCAAAGCATATTCAACGTTTAAAATTAATTCTCCAGGAATTGAATTTGAAGTTGACCGTGAAAAAGTAAAAAATCTTGGAGTAAATCTTGATGATGTATTTACTGCTCTGCAAGTAAACTTTGGTGGTACACAAGTCAATGACTTTAATCGCTTTGGTCGTACTTATAAAGTTATGATGCAGGCGGATACACAATTTAGAAATGAAGCGGATATGACACGGTTCTTATATGTTAGATCTTCAACGGGGATGATGGTTCCTGTCGATACTCTTTTAAAACCGAAAACGATTACTGCGGCATCAAGTATTAGTCGTTTTAATGCAGCACGCAGCATTCAAATTAATGGTGCAGCAGCTCCAGGCTATAGCTCTGGACAAGCATTGAAAGCAATGCAAGAAGTTGCAGAACAAACTTTGCCAGATGGATTTAAATACGAGTGGTCAGGGCAAAGTCGTGAAGAATCAAAAGCAGGTAGCAGTACGATGATCATCTTTGCGTTAGCAATCATCTTTGTATTCCTCTGTTTGGCAGCTCTTTACGAAAGCTGGAGTGTCCCGTATGCGGTATTGCTTTGCGTACCGACAGGTATCTTTGGGGCTCTTTTAGCAGAGTACTCAAGAAATCTTCAAAATAGTGTTTATATGCAAATTGGGCTTGTCATGCTGATTGGTTTAGCGGCGAAAAATGCAATTCTAATTGTAGAATATGCAAAAGTTCGTGTTGACCGTGGCATGGAACCAGTTGAAGCTGCAATTGAAGCTGCGAAGCTTCGTTTACGTCCAATTATCATGACGTCACTTGCCTTTATTATTGGATGTCTTCCATTGGCTGTGGCAACTGGTGCAGGGGCGGCATCAAGAAATGCAATGGGGACTGCCGTTGTTGGTGGTATGTTAGTAGCAACGATAATGGGAATTTATCTAATTCCGGTTATGTTTGTTGTTGTTGAAAAACTAGCAGCTAAATTTAATACACGGAAAAAGAAAAACGTGCAAAAAGATGTTACAATAACTAAATAA